The Deltaproteobacteria bacterium genomic sequence AGGCCCAGGGAAAACCTTTCCGCCAGGCCGTACTCGACGCCGGTATCGCCCGGTTGAGACCGGTCTTCATCACCGTCGGGGCAACGGTCCTGGGGTTGGTTCCTTTGGCCCTGCATGGCGGACCACTCTGGGAGCCTTTGTGCTATACCCAGATCGGGGGACTTTTGGTGGCCAACTTCATCACCAAACTTCTGGTGCCGGCGGTTTATGCGATTTGTGTACTGGATTTTAAAATTATCAAATGGAAAG encodes the following:
- a CDS encoding efflux RND transporter permease subunit, which produces AQGKPFRQAVLDAGIARLRPVFITVGATVLGLVPLALHGGPLWEPLCYTQIGGLLVANFITKLLVPAVYAICVLDFKIIKWKGEKEG